In Trifolium pratense cultivar HEN17-A07 linkage group LG7, ARS_RC_1.1, whole genome shotgun sequence, a genomic segment contains:
- the LOC123899665 gene encoding pentatricopeptide repeat-containing protein At1g80880, mitochondrial-like has protein sequence MAQRCCNFYISISRRLNALPILKPPPPPSQAFYQTLSIHSHSNNHYPPPPPPYPFHFNFDFNHPTLLKFIQFLKNNNNDKNNDDDDDVHFLSSLEEPNADLICSAAIWVLREDWKPALRAFKLNSLYNNEKACNLMIWVLGTHAKFSIAWSIIRDMHNSSLSTHQAMLIIIDRYAYANNSTKAIETFNFMNKFRLTPDREAFRALLTALCKYGNVEEAQEFMLVNNKFFPLEIESFNIILNGWCNITVDVYEAKRVWRDMLKYCITPDATSYSHMISCFSKEGNLYDSLRLYDQMKKREWILGIEIYNSLVYVLTRENCPKEALKTIDKMKEQGLQPDSDTFNSMIRPLCQAGKLAAARIVLNTMVEENISPIVETYHAFFEGTDYHGTLEFPSKMKGSGLGPNKDSFLINLVKFLELKQPVNAPKIWAEMRKYDVEPSCIHYRKMVKGLVTCRWFIKAKDFYEEMISNGCSEDPKFNKLLQKEVLDSGDKRKQNVIKAISDKV, from the exons ATGGCTCAACGTTGTTGCAACTtttacatttcaatttcaaGGCGGCTGAATGCCCTTCCAATTCTAaaacctcctcctcctccctcTCAGGCATTCTATCAAACACTTTCAATACACTCTCATTCAAACAATCActatcctcctcctcctcctccttatCCTTTCCACTTCAACTTTGATTTCAATCACCCAACTTTATTGAAATTCATCCAATTcctcaaaaacaacaacaacgacaaaaacaatgatgatgatgatgatgttcatTTCCTTTCATCACTGGAAGAACCAAATGCAGATTTAATATGTTCCGCAGCAATTTGGGTTTTAAGGGAAGATTGGAAACCTGCATTGCGTGCCTTCAAATTGAATAGCCTCTATAATAACGAAAAAGCTTGCAACTTGATGATATGGGTTTTGGGAACTCATGCAAAATTTTCCATAGCATGGTCCATCATTCGAGATATGCATAACTCTTCTCTCTCCACTCATCAGGCTATGCTTATTATCATTGACAG ATATGCATATGCAAATAACTCTACTAAGGCTATTGAAACATTCAACTTTATGAACAAGTTCAGATTGACCCCTGATCGGGAAGCATTTCGTGCACTTTTGACTGCTCTTTGTAAATATGGTAACGTCGAAGAGGCTCAAGAGTTTATGCTAGTCAACAATAAGTTCTTCCCACTTGAGATCGAGAGCTTCAACATTATTCTTAATGGATGGTGTAACATAACAGTTGATGTATATGAAGCAAAAAGAGTTTGGAGAGACATGTTAAAATACTGTATAACACCAGATGCTACTTCATATAGCCACATGATTTCTTGCTTTTCGAAGGAAGGGAATCTTTATGACTCTCTTAGACTCTATGATCAGATGAAAAAAAGGGAATGGATCCTTGGGATAGAGATCTACAATTCCTTAGTGTATGTTTTAACTCGTGAAAATTGTCCCAAGGAAGCTCTCAAGACTATAGATAAAATGAAGGAACAAGGTTTGCAGCCAGACTCTGACACATTTAACTCCATGATCCGACCTCTCTGTCAAGCTGGAAAACTAGCAGCGGCAAGAATAGTGTTGAACACAATGGTAGAGGAGAATATTAGTCCAATTGTTGAGACTTACCATGCATTCTTTGAAGGAACAGATTATCATGGAACGTTAGAATTTCCGAGTAAGATGAAAGGTTCTGGTTTGGGTCCAAATAAAGATTCCTTTCTTATAAATCTGGTAAAGTTCTTAGAGTTGAAGCAACCTGTAAATGCACCGAAAATCTGGGCAGAAATGAGGAAATATGATGTGGAGCCCAGTTGTATACATTACAGAAAAATGGTTAAAGGGCTTGTAACATGCAGGTGGTTCATAAAAGCCAAGGATTTTTATGAGGAGATGATCTCAAACGGATGTTCAGAAGATCCAAAGTTTAATAAGCTCCTTCAGAAAGAAGTGCTTGATAGTGGTGATAAAAGAAAACAGAATGTTATAAAGGCTATTAGTGATAAAGTGTGA